The Inediibacterium massiliense genome includes the window CTTGCTACTGGAGGGACTCTTCTTTCAACTATTAAAATGATTGAGGGTTTGGGCGGTAAAGTTGTAGGAATCGTATGCTTAATTGAATTGACTTATTTGGGTGGAAGAGAATTATTAAAAGATTACGATGTAAAATCATTGATTCAATATGATTAGTGGTTGGATTTCCAACCACTCATTCTTTTTTGTCAAAACTATTATTGTGTACTAGGATTTTTTTTTTATTTGTTATATAATGTATGTAATATTTTAATCATGCGTATAATCTTATTGTTATGACGTAGTAATAGGGTGATGATATGTTAGAAAATTTACTAGCACAAATACAACAGTATAATCCAAACAGTGATATGGGCTTTATTATTAAAGCCTATAATTTTGCAGAGGCTGCCCATGAAGGACAGGTGAGAAAATCAGGAGAAAAATATTTTGTACATCCTGAAAGAGTAGCAAAAATATTAGCAGAACTAGAGATGGATGATGCAACCATTGTTGCAGGTCTTTTACATGATGTAATTGAGGATACGAAGTACACTTATGAGGAAGTAAAATTAGAATTTGGTGAAGAAGTTGCTATTTTAGTTGAAGGAGTAACAAAATTAGGAAGATTTACTTATGAAACAAAAGAAGAAAGACAAGCTGAAAGTCTTAGAAAAATGTTTTTGGCTATGGCAAAGGACATAAGAGTAATTATCATAAAACTTGCTGATCGTCTTCATAATATGAGAACTTTAAAATATATGAATGAAGAGAAAAAAAGAGAAAAGGCAGTAGAGACATTAGAAATTTATGCACCTATTGCTCATAGGCTTGGAATATCAAAAATAAAATGGGAGCTTGAAGATTTATCTCTTCGATATATTGATCCAGAAGGATATTATGATTTGGTTGATAAAGTAGCCAAAAAGAAAAGAGAAAGGGAAGAATATATCAATCAGGTTATTAAACAATTGGGAAATGCATTAAAAGATGTAAAGATAAAATTTGAGATCAATGGAAGATCGAAGCATTTTTATAGTATCTATAGAAAAATGGTATATAGAAATAAGGCATTTGAAGAAATTTTTGATTTAACAGCCATAAGAGTCGTTGTAGATAATGTAAAGGATTGTTATGGAGTATTAGGAATTGTACACACTATGTGGAGGCCAATCCCAGGAAGATTTAAAGACTATATTGCCATGCCTAAACCCAATATGTACCAATCTCTGCACACTACAGTTATAGGACCAGATGGAGAGCCTTTTGAAATTCAAATCAGAACTTGGGAAATGCATCGTATTGCAGAATACGGGATTGCAGCTCATTGGAAGTATAAGGAAGGCAAAACAGGACAAAATAAAGACAATTTAGATGATAAATTAAGATGGCTTAGACAATTATTAGAATGGCAAAGGGATATGAATGATCCTAAAGAGTTTATGGAAAGTCTTAAAATTGATTTATTTACCAATGAAGTTTTTGTGTTTACTCCAAAAGGAGATGTCATTGACCTTCCAGCAGGATCTACACCTATTGACTTTGCTTATAAAATTCACTCGGCTATAGGAAATAGTTGTATTGGAGCAAAGGTAGATGGAAGAATTGTTCCTATTGATTATAAACTGAAAAATGGGAATATTGTGGAAGTTCTTGCATCCAAGAATAGCCATGGTCCTAGTAGAGACTGGTTAAAGTTTGTAAAAAGTACTCAAGCAAAAAATAGAATTCGTCAGTGGTTTAAAAAAGAAAGAAAAGAAGAAAATATTGAAAAAGGAAGAGAAATGCTTGAGAAGGAAATTAGGCGTAATAATTATGAAGTTCATGAACTTGCCAAATCTCCATGGCTCAATGAAATTGTAAAAAAACTGAGACTAAATAGTATAGAAGACTTATATGCTGCTATTGGATATGGAGGAATTTTATTAGGACAAGTTGTTCCAAGGTTAAAGCAGCTTTATAAAGAATCGGTAAAGGAAGAAAAGAATCTTCAAGAAACAATTTCTCTGCAAAATAAAACAAATAAACCTAAAAAAGAGAAAAAAGACACCCAAGGGATAAAGGTAAAAGGAATCGATAATATATTGGTTCGTTTTGCAAAATGTTGTACACCTGTTCCTGGAGATGAAATTATAGGTTTTATTACAAGAGGAAGAGGCGTATCTATTCATCGTACGGATTGTGTGAATATTCTAAAAGAAAGAGAATGTATTGACCGCTTCATAGAAGTAGAATGGGATGCAGATAGACAAAACTCTTATGAGACAGAAATTCAGATTATTGCATCAGATCGGAAAGGATTATTATCAGAAGTGACAAATGTTTTATCAGATATCAAACTTTCTGTTACTGCTATTAATGCAAGAACTACAAAAGATCGAGTAGCCATTGTAAATTTAACTATAGAAATTACAAATGTTGAGCAATTAGATAAATTAATTAAAAAAATAAAATCTATGCAAGGTGTATTAGATGTATATAGAGTGACATCTTAAGGGGAGGAAGTATAAAATGAGAGCAGTCATTCAAAGAGTCAGTCAAGCAAATGTGATAGTGGATGAAAATATTAAAGGAAAAATTAAAAAAGGTTTTTTAGTTTTATTAGGGGTAGAAGAAGACGATGATGAAAAAGATGTAATATATATGGCGGAAAAAATTATAAATTTAAGAGTTTTTGAAGATGAAAATGAAAAAATGAATCTTTC containing:
- a CDS encoding RelA/SpoT family protein encodes the protein MLENLLAQIQQYNPNSDMGFIIKAYNFAEAAHEGQVRKSGEKYFVHPERVAKILAELEMDDATIVAGLLHDVIEDTKYTYEEVKLEFGEEVAILVEGVTKLGRFTYETKEERQAESLRKMFLAMAKDIRVIIIKLADRLHNMRTLKYMNEEKKREKAVETLEIYAPIAHRLGISKIKWELEDLSLRYIDPEGYYDLVDKVAKKKREREEYINQVIKQLGNALKDVKIKFEINGRSKHFYSIYRKMVYRNKAFEEIFDLTAIRVVVDNVKDCYGVLGIVHTMWRPIPGRFKDYIAMPKPNMYQSLHTTVIGPDGEPFEIQIRTWEMHRIAEYGIAAHWKYKEGKTGQNKDNLDDKLRWLRQLLEWQRDMNDPKEFMESLKIDLFTNEVFVFTPKGDVIDLPAGSTPIDFAYKIHSAIGNSCIGAKVDGRIVPIDYKLKNGNIVEVLASKNSHGPSRDWLKFVKSTQAKNRIRQWFKKERKEENIEKGREMLEKEIRRNNYEVHELAKSPWLNEIVKKLRLNSIEDLYAAIGYGGILLGQVVPRLKQLYKESVKEEKNLQETISLQNKTNKPKKEKKDTQGIKVKGIDNILVRFAKCCTPVPGDEIIGFITRGRGVSIHRTDCVNILKERECIDRFIEVEWDADRQNSYETEIQIIASDRKGLLSEVTNVLSDIKLSVTAINARTTKDRVAIVNLTIEITNVEQLDKLIKKIKSMQGVLDVYRVTS